The following are encoded together in the Sparus aurata chromosome 1, fSpaAur1.1, whole genome shotgun sequence genome:
- the dok1a gene encoding docking protein 1 isoform X3 gives MDSQIKTGKVYLRPHKAGKKWKPVLLSLFPHSSMGVGRVEIQDMAGGGAGADHGAGVRRHHQPHADRNVKVVRLSELISVLRLPPNAEACPLENMSAFCVETQDRTMVFAALKDDCVEWVEKLCHSTFQGSYWLQVGPESLLLKDIQKKNIVREWPYELLRRYGKDKLALTIEAGRRCDSGPGSFTFETQQADKIFSLIQSTIKRKTSTVTLSNQIQEADKVTITNNQVHSPLPKIPDATNMAANIGNKLRTQERKHPSSHESAPAPKGSSESISPQPAPITLMPLPLVPTHDSHSGGGQSEAVYADPADCIQSVPKPQLTMALYVDPASVLPLKPPSSINNPPPHVFTSNPCCNIKQLDSIYSEVYDKISPVGDKQSVTQFRGNTQCSVDDEPIYAEPMSKKEEESRKKESKPNPFAHLYAQVCKTTPSSSPSASNPPVTTSMSTTKATDQSLDDVMYENLGII, from the exons ATGGACTCTCAGATCAAGACAGGAAAGGTTTACCTTCGACCACACAAAGCTGGCAAA AAATGGAAGCCAGTGCTGTTGTCTCTGTTTCCCCACAGTAGCATGGGAGTGGGTCGAGTGGAGATCCAGGATATGGCAG GTGGTGGTGCTGGAGCTGATCATGGCGCTGGGGTCAGGAGACACCACCAGCCTCATGCGGACAGGAATGTGAAGGTGGTCCGACTGTCAGAGCTGATCAGTGTCCTCAGACTCCCCCCGAACGCTGAGGCCTGTCCCCTG GAGAACATGTCAGCATTTTGTGTGGAGACTCAGGACAGGACAATGGTGTTTGCTGCACTCAAAGATGACTGTGTGGAGTGGGTAGAAAAACTGTGTCACAGCACGTTTCAG GGGTCATACTGGCTTCAGGTGGGTCCAGAATCACTGCTGCTGAAAGACATCCAGAAGAAGAACATTGTTAGAGAATGGCCATATGAACTGCTGCGACGATATGGAAAAGATAAG CTGGCCTTAACCATTGAAGCAGGTCGACGTTGTGACTCTGGTCCTGGATCATTCACCTTTGAGACACAGCAGGCTGACAAAATCTTCTCCCTGATTCAAAGCACCATCAAACGGAAGACTTCAACTGTTACTTTAAGCAACCAAATTCAAGAGGCTGACAAAGTTACCATCACAAACAATCAGGTTCATTCCCCCCTGCCCAAAATACCTGATGCGACCAATATGGCTGCCAATATAGGGAACAAACTGAGGACACAGGAGAGGAAACATCCTTCCTCGCACGAGAGTGCACCTGCTCCAAAGGGTTCATCAGAGAGTATATCACCGCAGCCAGCTCCTATCACCCTAATGCCTCTCCCACTGGTCCCCACACATGACAGCCACTCTGGAGGTGGACAGTCAGAAGCTGTGTATGCTGACCCAGCTGACTGCATTCAATCTGTTCCAAAACCACAACTAACCATGGCTCTGTATGTAGACCCTGCAAGTGTTCTTCCGCTCAAACCCCCCAGTTCCATAAACAATCCCCCTCCTCACGTCTTCACTTCTAATCCATGCTGTAACATCAAGCAGCTCGACTCGATCTACTCTGAGGTGTACGATAAAATCAGTCCAGTGGGGGATAAACAATCTGTCACTCAGTTCAGAGGAAATACACAGTGTTCTGTGGATGACGAACCCATTTATGCAGAACCCATGAGCAAAAAGGAGGAAGAGTCTCGTAAAAAGGAAAGTAAACCCAACCCATTTGCACACCTTTATGCTCAAGTCTGCAAAACAACACCCTCATCTTCACCCTCTGCTTCCAATCCCCCTGTTACCACCAGTATGAGCACAACCAAAGCCACTGACCAGTCTCTTGATGATGTGATGTACGAAAACCTGGGCATCATTTAA
- the dok1a gene encoding docking protein 1 isoform X1 — protein MDSQIKTGKVYLRPHKAGKKWKPVLLSLFPHSSMGVGRVEIQDMAGGGAGADHGAGVRRHHQPHADRNVKVVRLSELISVLRLPPNAEACPLENMSAFCVETQDRTMVFAALKDDCVEWVEKLCHSTFQRGGDSSSYQLHMEENQIYASTEEATEFWVVIQRTNAATRCGLQGSYWLQVGPESLLLKDIQKKNIVREWPYELLRRYGKDKLALTIEAGRRCDSGPGSFTFETQQADKIFSLIQSTIKRKTSTVTLSNQIQEADKVTITNNQVHSPLPKIPDATNMAANIGNKLRTQERKHPSSHESAPAPKGSSESISPQPAPITLMPLPLVPTHDSHSGGGQSEAVYADPADCIQSVPKPQLTMALYVDPASVLPLKPPSSINNPPPHVFTSNPCCNIKQLDSIYSEVYDKISPVGDKQSVTQFRGNTQCSVDDEPIYAEPMSKKEEESRKKESKPNPFAHLYAQVCKTTPSSSPSASNPPVTTSMSTTKATDQSLDDVMYENLGII, from the exons ATGGACTCTCAGATCAAGACAGGAAAGGTTTACCTTCGACCACACAAAGCTGGCAAA AAATGGAAGCCAGTGCTGTTGTCTCTGTTTCCCCACAGTAGCATGGGAGTGGGTCGAGTGGAGATCCAGGATATGGCAG GTGGTGGTGCTGGAGCTGATCATGGCGCTGGGGTCAGGAGACACCACCAGCCTCATGCGGACAGGAATGTGAAGGTGGTCCGACTGTCAGAGCTGATCAGTGTCCTCAGACTCCCCCCGAACGCTGAGGCCTGTCCCCTG GAGAACATGTCAGCATTTTGTGTGGAGACTCAGGACAGGACAATGGTGTTTGCTGCACTCAAAGATGACTGTGTGGAGTGGGTAGAAAAACTGTGTCACAGCACGTTTCAG agAGGTGGGGACTCAAGCTCTTATCAGCTTCATATGGAGGAGAACCAGATATATGCCTCCACAGAGGAAG CCACAGAGTTCTGGGTGGTAATTCAGAGGACTAATGCAGCAACACGTTGTGGCCTGCAGGGGTCATACTGGCTTCAGGTGGGTCCAGAATCACTGCTGCTGAAAGACATCCAGAAGAAGAACATTGTTAGAGAATGGCCATATGAACTGCTGCGACGATATGGAAAAGATAAG CTGGCCTTAACCATTGAAGCAGGTCGACGTTGTGACTCTGGTCCTGGATCATTCACCTTTGAGACACAGCAGGCTGACAAAATCTTCTCCCTGATTCAAAGCACCATCAAACGGAAGACTTCAACTGTTACTTTAAGCAACCAAATTCAAGAGGCTGACAAAGTTACCATCACAAACAATCAGGTTCATTCCCCCCTGCCCAAAATACCTGATGCGACCAATATGGCTGCCAATATAGGGAACAAACTGAGGACACAGGAGAGGAAACATCCTTCCTCGCACGAGAGTGCACCTGCTCCAAAGGGTTCATCAGAGAGTATATCACCGCAGCCAGCTCCTATCACCCTAATGCCTCTCCCACTGGTCCCCACACATGACAGCCACTCTGGAGGTGGACAGTCAGAAGCTGTGTATGCTGACCCAGCTGACTGCATTCAATCTGTTCCAAAACCACAACTAACCATGGCTCTGTATGTAGACCCTGCAAGTGTTCTTCCGCTCAAACCCCCCAGTTCCATAAACAATCCCCCTCCTCACGTCTTCACTTCTAATCCATGCTGTAACATCAAGCAGCTCGACTCGATCTACTCTGAGGTGTACGATAAAATCAGTCCAGTGGGGGATAAACAATCTGTCACTCAGTTCAGAGGAAATACACAGTGTTCTGTGGATGACGAACCCATTTATGCAGAACCCATGAGCAAAAAGGAGGAAGAGTCTCGTAAAAAGGAAAGTAAACCCAACCCATTTGCACACCTTTATGCTCAAGTCTGCAAAACAACACCCTCATCTTCACCCTCTGCTTCCAATCCCCCTGTTACCACCAGTATGAGCACAACCAAAGCCACTGACCAGTCTCTTGATGATGTGATGTACGAAAACCTGGGCATCATTTAA
- the dok1a gene encoding docking protein 1 isoform X2, which yields MSSGGAGADHGAGVRRHHQPHADRNVKVVRLSELISVLRLPPNAEACPLENMSAFCVETQDRTMVFAALKDDCVEWVEKLCHSTFQRGGDSSSYQLHMEENQIYASTEEATEFWVVIQRTNAATRCGLQGSYWLQVGPESLLLKDIQKKNIVREWPYELLRRYGKDKLALTIEAGRRCDSGPGSFTFETQQADKIFSLIQSTIKRKTSTVTLSNQIQEADKVTITNNQVHSPLPKIPDATNMAANIGNKLRTQERKHPSSHESAPAPKGSSESISPQPAPITLMPLPLVPTHDSHSGGGQSEAVYADPADCIQSVPKPQLTMALYVDPASVLPLKPPSSINNPPPHVFTSNPCCNIKQLDSIYSEVYDKISPVGDKQSVTQFRGNTQCSVDDEPIYAEPMSKKEEESRKKESKPNPFAHLYAQVCKTTPSSSPSASNPPVTTSMSTTKATDQSLDDVMYENLGII from the exons ATGAGCA GTGGTGGTGCTGGAGCTGATCATGGCGCTGGGGTCAGGAGACACCACCAGCCTCATGCGGACAGGAATGTGAAGGTGGTCCGACTGTCAGAGCTGATCAGTGTCCTCAGACTCCCCCCGAACGCTGAGGCCTGTCCCCTG GAGAACATGTCAGCATTTTGTGTGGAGACTCAGGACAGGACAATGGTGTTTGCTGCACTCAAAGATGACTGTGTGGAGTGGGTAGAAAAACTGTGTCACAGCACGTTTCAG agAGGTGGGGACTCAAGCTCTTATCAGCTTCATATGGAGGAGAACCAGATATATGCCTCCACAGAGGAAG CCACAGAGTTCTGGGTGGTAATTCAGAGGACTAATGCAGCAACACGTTGTGGCCTGCAGGGGTCATACTGGCTTCAGGTGGGTCCAGAATCACTGCTGCTGAAAGACATCCAGAAGAAGAACATTGTTAGAGAATGGCCATATGAACTGCTGCGACGATATGGAAAAGATAAG CTGGCCTTAACCATTGAAGCAGGTCGACGTTGTGACTCTGGTCCTGGATCATTCACCTTTGAGACACAGCAGGCTGACAAAATCTTCTCCCTGATTCAAAGCACCATCAAACGGAAGACTTCAACTGTTACTTTAAGCAACCAAATTCAAGAGGCTGACAAAGTTACCATCACAAACAATCAGGTTCATTCCCCCCTGCCCAAAATACCTGATGCGACCAATATGGCTGCCAATATAGGGAACAAACTGAGGACACAGGAGAGGAAACATCCTTCCTCGCACGAGAGTGCACCTGCTCCAAAGGGTTCATCAGAGAGTATATCACCGCAGCCAGCTCCTATCACCCTAATGCCTCTCCCACTGGTCCCCACACATGACAGCCACTCTGGAGGTGGACAGTCAGAAGCTGTGTATGCTGACCCAGCTGACTGCATTCAATCTGTTCCAAAACCACAACTAACCATGGCTCTGTATGTAGACCCTGCAAGTGTTCTTCCGCTCAAACCCCCCAGTTCCATAAACAATCCCCCTCCTCACGTCTTCACTTCTAATCCATGCTGTAACATCAAGCAGCTCGACTCGATCTACTCTGAGGTGTACGATAAAATCAGTCCAGTGGGGGATAAACAATCTGTCACTCAGTTCAGAGGAAATACACAGTGTTCTGTGGATGACGAACCCATTTATGCAGAACCCATGAGCAAAAAGGAGGAAGAGTCTCGTAAAAAGGAAAGTAAACCCAACCCATTTGCACACCTTTATGCTCAAGTCTGCAAAACAACACCCTCATCTTCACCCTCTGCTTCCAATCCCCCTGTTACCACCAGTATGAGCACAACCAAAGCCACTGACCAGTCTCTTGATGATGTGATGTACGAAAACCTGGGCATCATTTAA